A stretch of the Shinella zoogloeoides genome encodes the following:
- a CDS encoding DUF2945 domain-containing protein, whose translation MAKFKTGDHVTWNSEAGHVSGTITKVHERDFDYKGHRHRASADDPQYEIKSDKTDHVAAHKEDALRKVN comes from the coding sequence ATGGCAAAATTCAAAACCGGCGACCATGTGACCTGGAACTCGGAAGCGGGGCATGTGAGCGGCACCATCACCAAGGTTCACGAACGCGACTTCGATTACAAGGGCCACCGGCATCGCGCCTCGGCGGATGACCCCCAGTACGAAATCAAGAGCGACAAGACCGACCACGTCGCCGCCCACAAAGAGGATGCCTTACGCAAGGTGAACTGA
- a CDS encoding DUF488 domain-containing protein: protein MVAVFTTIGHSNRPLEVFTAMLREAQVRLVVDVRAFPRSRTNPAYNIETLPAELAALQIGYAHIRALGGRKIRQREVQESVNAFWRERSFHNYADYALGDEFAEGLNELVVLGSTQRVAIMCSEAVWWRCHRRIITDYLLLSGHPVTHLLNPGHRDEARATPGARRTDDGKVIYPAEDDTRAVS, encoded by the coding sequence ATGGTCGCCGTGTTCACCACCATAGGCCACTCCAATCGTCCGCTGGAGGTTTTCACCGCTATGCTGCGGGAGGCGCAGGTGCGCCTTGTGGTCGATGTCCGTGCGTTTCCGCGCTCCCGCACCAATCCGGCCTATAACATCGAAACCTTGCCTGCGGAGCTGGCGGCGTTACAGATTGGTTATGCTCATATCCGCGCCCTGGGAGGCCGCAAGATCCGCCAGCGCGAGGTGCAGGAGTCGGTCAACGCATTCTGGCGCGAACGGAGCTTCCATAACTATGCCGATTACGCCCTTGGTGACGAGTTTGCCGAGGGACTGAACGAACTTGTCGTCTTGGGAAGCACTCAGCGGGTCGCTATCATGTGCTCCGAAGCCGTCTGGTGGCGTTGTCACCGGCGCATCATCACGGATTACCTCCTGTTAAGCGGCCATCCAGTGACCCACCTACTCAATCCGGGCCATCGCGACGAGGCGCGCGCGACACCAGGCGCACGGCGGACGGACGATGGCAAGGTGATTTACCCTGCGGAAGACGATACCCGCGCTGTTTCCTAA
- a CDS encoding thermonuclease family protein, producing the protein MIDKTHIRLAGIDAPELDHPYGKQAKWALVQLCKGKTVTARIRPELSYDRVVAECSLPDGRDLAAEMVRAGMALDWPKFSGGKYRHLEAPEARRKLWRADARQRGKLRMQNDC; encoded by the coding sequence GTGATTGACAAGACCCATATCCGGCTCGCAGGAATCGATGCGCCGGAACTCGACCACCCGTATGGTAAGCAAGCGAAGTGGGCGTTGGTCCAGCTTTGCAAGGGGAAAACGGTGACGGCCCGCATCCGGCCGGAACTGTCTTATGACCGCGTCGTGGCGGAATGCTCTCTCCCCGATGGACGCGACTTGGCGGCGGAGATGGTGCGCGCGGGCATGGCTCTCGACTGGCCCAAATTCTCAGGCGGGAAATACAGGCATCTTGAGGCGCCGGAGGCGCGCCGCAAGCTCTGGCGGGCGGACGCTCGCCAACGTGGCAAACTTAGAATGCAGAATGACTGCTAG